Proteins co-encoded in one Arthrobacter globiformis genomic window:
- a CDS encoding S1 family peptidase, translating to MKIAKILATAAAGAALLAPVPCGPPAQAAVGKEVLANEVPAKEVEAPVGDGTFSRDIAGGSTTTVSAAPFAAQVSFDSAGTNVGCTGSHIAASWVITAKHCNSTSLRSVRLGSSYLGTGGAVRSVAARYAAPAGDVLLLKLSTPYYGSYVGLSSSFPATGTRATVYGWGDQSEGSGAMSYYLKAAGVSVVWQGVDNYGGPSVRTRSESGHTLSGDSGGPLIVNGKLAGVLSTSDMLPARNPSNYTGYYNDHASVVRNLAWITSVSGVRGS from the coding sequence TTGAAGATTGCGAAAATCCTGGCCACGGCCGCGGCCGGCGCGGCGCTGCTGGCTCCCGTTCCCTGCGGCCCGCCGGCTCAGGCCGCGGTGGGCAAAGAAGTTCTGGCCAATGAGGTGCCGGCCAAGGAGGTGGAAGCCCCTGTCGGTGACGGCACGTTCAGCAGGGACATCGCCGGCGGCAGTACCACCACAGTTTCAGCCGCCCCCTTCGCGGCGCAAGTTTCCTTCGACTCCGCAGGCACCAACGTGGGGTGCACCGGCAGCCACATCGCGGCGAGCTGGGTCATCACGGCCAAACACTGCAACTCCACGAGCCTGAGGTCGGTCCGGCTGGGCAGCAGCTACCTCGGAACCGGAGGTGCGGTCCGTTCGGTGGCCGCGCGCTACGCGGCACCGGCAGGGGATGTCCTGCTGCTGAAGCTGTCCACGCCGTACTACGGCTCCTATGTGGGCCTGTCCAGTTCTTTTCCTGCCACCGGAACCCGCGCGACGGTCTATGGTTGGGGGGATCAGTCCGAGGGGTCCGGCGCCATGTCCTATTACCTCAAGGCGGCGGGCGTCTCGGTGGTCTGGCAGGGCGTGGACAACTATGGCGGCCCGTCTGTCCGGACGCGGTCGGAGAGCGGCCACACGCTCAGTGGCGACTCGGGCGGGCCGCTGATCGTGAACGGCAAACTTGCGGGGGTCCTGTCCACGTCGGACATGCTGCCGGCCCGGAACCCCTCGAATTACACCGGCTACTACAACGACCACGCCTCCGTGGTCCGCAACCTCGCCTGGATCACCAGTGTC
- a CDS encoding metallophosphoesterase: MSTGARVVLDAINDLRPELNLALGDFSYEAGREQEFCDMVTGKLGGNFPYQVVTGNHESDGHDGDIANIVNCLPNKLPGLQGEYGIQWYADYPERNPLVRFIMVSPGIKFHDGNTLDYSRGSERWGWTAAALDGARFKKIPWTVVGMHTPCLSVGKYDCQAGRDFTNLLIDKKADLVVTGHDHNYQRSHQLGRGQGCPALVPDTFSGGCLADSDNAMVQGAGTVFATVGTGGVGLYEVNDQDPESPYFAAWSGKNRDAALGTLDVTATADRLSARFVPAAGYTFTDGFEIERK; this comes from the coding sequence CTGAGCACGGGAGCCCGCGTGGTGCTTGACGCCATCAACGACCTCCGTCCCGAGCTGAACTTGGCCCTTGGCGACTTCTCGTACGAGGCCGGGCGCGAGCAGGAGTTCTGCGATATGGTCACCGGCAAGCTGGGCGGGAACTTTCCCTATCAGGTGGTCACGGGAAACCACGAGAGTGACGGCCACGACGGCGACATCGCCAACATCGTCAACTGCCTCCCCAACAAGCTGCCGGGGCTCCAAGGCGAGTACGGAATTCAGTGGTATGCCGACTACCCGGAACGAAACCCGCTGGTGCGCTTCATCATGGTGTCCCCCGGCATCAAGTTCCACGACGGAAACACCCTGGACTACTCCAGGGGCAGCGAGCGCTGGGGGTGGACAGCGGCCGCCCTTGACGGCGCGAGGTTCAAGAAGATCCCCTGGACCGTCGTCGGCATGCACACCCCGTGCCTCAGCGTGGGCAAGTACGACTGCCAGGCCGGGCGCGACTTCACGAACCTGCTCATCGACAAGAAGGCGGACCTGGTGGTGACGGGCCACGACCACAACTACCAGCGGAGCCATCAGCTGGGCCGCGGCCAGGGCTGCCCGGCGCTGGTGCCGGACACCTTCTCCGGAGGCTGCCTCGCCGACTCGGACAATGCCATGGTCCAGGGCGCCGGAACGGTGTTCGCCACCGTGGGAACCGGCGGCGTGGGGCTCTATGAGGTCAACGACCAGGACCCCGAATCCCCCTACTTTGCTGCCTGGTCCGGGAAGAACCGTGACGCCGCGCTCGGCACCCTGGACGTGACAGCCACCGCGGACCGGCTCTCAGCCCGGTTCGTTCCGGCGGCCGGCTACACGTTCACGGACGGCTTCGAGATCGAACGGAAGTAG